The proteins below come from a single Stenotrophomonas lactitubi genomic window:
- the queD gene encoding 6-carboxytetrahydropterin synthase QueD, giving the protein MEIFKVFMLEAAHRLPNVPPGHKCARLHGHSFRVELKVEGEPGAQTGWIMDFGDVKAAFQPIYDRLDHHYLNDIPGLENPTSENLAVWIWNELKPVLPALSEITVHETCTSGCRYRGPAA; this is encoded by the coding sequence ATGGAAATCTTCAAAGTCTTCATGCTCGAGGCGGCGCACCGCCTCCCCAACGTGCCGCCGGGGCACAAATGCGCGCGCCTGCACGGCCACTCCTTCCGGGTGGAACTGAAGGTGGAGGGCGAGCCGGGTGCGCAGACCGGCTGGATCATGGATTTCGGCGATGTGAAGGCGGCTTTCCAGCCGATCTACGACCGCCTGGACCACCACTATCTCAATGACATCCCCGGCCTGGAGAACCCGACCAGCGAGAATCTGGCAGTGTGGATATGGAACGAGCTCAAGCCCGTCCTGCCGGCATTGAGCGAGATCACGGTGCACGAAACCTGCACCTCGGGCTGCCGCTACCGCGGCCCTGCCGCCTGA
- a CDS encoding TonB-dependent receptor plug domain-containing protein, translated as MPQHTLLVAALAVALAAPLSAAAETTADASTLAAVRVTGSNIKRADTEASNPVQVIGRQQLEQTGKATVADVLRSISANTGNASNETTNNGWASGSAGIGLRGLSQKNTLVLLNGRRLANYGFPAGGLSDTFVDLNALPLVAVERIEVLKDGASAVYGSDAVAGVVNIITRQNFEGAEIGGSFGGADQGGLHEQNLKFVGGLGDIDKDGYNILFSLQAYNRERLDQDERNLTKSGIYSDQPGGRWNGWSAKGARYLVNGTSVPMLDANGNCPTGTTRVASAPIDGLAGDTCGFNQAPFTTLIPSTKRYQAYANGTFRLGDNVEAFGEVLYSQIKSAAWFGSSPFFTLESGRFALNAQTGLAEPVSSNLPAGNPYNPYGRAIPIEYTFFDLGGTIKTNRSTAYRGVFGLRGNTEKWDWEVAAFGARSSERETVSGGFANRWALANALATGSYNLLNPAATPQSVRDSINIATLRPAESVLQGIDAKISGSLGHTWAGDIGFAAGAEWRREKLDSNNPWQIDAGLQVRPAIAEVHGERKVSAAYAEVNVPLASTLELSAAARADHYDDFGDAFSPKLGLRWQPLDFLLVRASASKGFRAPSLSENSNSTSIAYGSVVDPRDPDVPGSRQNPTFFTVGNNDLKPERTKSVNFGVVLSPWSNTNLSIDYYRIQLDNLVGTNNTQTLVNDNVAGAVQRDERGKLQAVYNRYQNLSELKTSGIDVELRQRIPTTAFGDFTLTSAYTHVRDYRRPTVVGGPLVDYAGSNLGATLPKNKATTTLDWKYSDYTAAVTWYYTSGYDQKASTAAAAVQSRVDAYNQFDLYLGYTGIENLTVYAKVQNLGDKTPPYDASFPGIRAPYDFSQYDLRGRYFTLGFDYRF; from the coding sequence ATGCCCCAGCACACCCTGCTCGTGGCGGCCCTGGCCGTCGCTCTGGCCGCGCCTTTGTCTGCCGCCGCCGAAACCACCGCCGACGCCAGTACCCTGGCTGCCGTGCGCGTCACCGGTTCCAACATCAAGCGCGCCGATACCGAAGCCTCCAACCCCGTGCAGGTGATCGGCCGCCAGCAGCTGGAACAGACCGGCAAGGCCACCGTGGCCGATGTGCTGCGCTCGATCTCGGCCAACACCGGCAACGCCAGCAACGAGACCACCAACAACGGTTGGGCATCGGGCTCGGCCGGCATCGGTCTGCGCGGCCTCTCGCAGAAGAACACGCTGGTGCTTCTCAACGGCCGGCGCCTGGCCAACTACGGCTTCCCGGCCGGCGGCCTGTCGGACACCTTCGTCGATCTCAACGCGCTGCCGCTGGTGGCTGTCGAACGCATCGAAGTGCTCAAGGACGGTGCATCCGCGGTGTACGGCAGCGATGCAGTGGCCGGCGTGGTCAACATCATCACCCGGCAGAACTTCGAAGGCGCCGAGATCGGCGGCAGCTTCGGTGGCGCCGACCAGGGCGGCCTGCACGAGCAGAACCTGAAGTTCGTCGGCGGTCTGGGCGACATCGACAAGGATGGCTACAACATCCTCTTCAGCCTGCAGGCCTACAACCGCGAGCGACTGGACCAGGACGAGCGCAACCTGACCAAGAGCGGCATCTACAGCGACCAGCCCGGCGGCCGCTGGAACGGCTGGTCGGCCAAGGGCGCACGCTATCTGGTCAATGGCACCTCCGTGCCGATGCTCGATGCCAACGGCAACTGCCCCACCGGCACCACCCGCGTGGCCAGCGCGCCGATCGACGGTCTGGCCGGTGATACCTGCGGCTTCAACCAGGCCCCGTTCACCACCCTGATTCCCTCGACCAAGCGCTACCAGGCCTACGCCAACGGCACCTTCCGCCTTGGCGACAACGTCGAAGCGTTCGGCGAAGTGCTGTACAGCCAGATCAAGAGCGCTGCCTGGTTCGGCAGCAGCCCGTTCTTCACCCTGGAAAGCGGTCGCTTCGCACTGAACGCGCAGACCGGCCTGGCCGAGCCGGTGTCGTCCAACCTGCCGGCCGGCAATCCGTACAACCCGTACGGCCGCGCGATTCCGATCGAATACACCTTCTTCGACCTCGGCGGCACCATCAAGACCAACCGCTCCACCGCCTATCGCGGTGTGTTCGGGCTGCGTGGCAACACCGAGAAGTGGGACTGGGAAGTGGCCGCATTCGGCGCGCGCAGCAGCGAGCGCGAAACTGTCTCCGGCGGCTTCGCCAACCGCTGGGCGCTGGCCAACGCACTGGCGACCGGCAGCTACAACCTGCTGAACCCGGCGGCCACGCCGCAGTCGGTACGCGATTCGATCAACATCGCCACCCTGCGTCCAGCCGAGTCGGTGCTGCAGGGCATCGATGCGAAGATCTCCGGCAGCCTCGGCCACACCTGGGCCGGCGACATCGGCTTCGCCGCCGGTGCCGAATGGCGCCGCGAGAAGCTCGATTCGAACAACCCGTGGCAGATCGACGCCGGCCTGCAGGTGCGCCCGGCGATTGCCGAAGTGCACGGCGAGCGCAAGGTCAGCGCCGCCTATGCCGAGGTCAACGTGCCGCTGGCATCGACCCTGGAGCTGTCCGCCGCCGCCCGCGCCGATCATTACGATGATTTCGGCGACGCGTTCTCGCCCAAGCTCGGCCTGCGCTGGCAGCCGCTGGATTTCCTGCTGGTGCGAGCCTCGGCGTCGAAGGGCTTCCGTGCGCCGTCGCTGTCGGAGAACTCCAACAGCACCAGCATCGCCTACGGCAGCGTGGTCGACCCGCGTGATCCGGACGTGCCGGGCTCGCGGCAGAACCCGACCTTCTTCACCGTCGGCAACAACGACCTGAAGCCGGAGCGTACCAAGAGCGTGAACTTCGGCGTGGTGCTGTCGCCGTGGTCGAACACCAACCTGAGCATCGACTACTACCGCATCCAGCTGGACAACCTGGTCGGTACCAACAACACCCAGACCCTGGTCAACGACAACGTCGCCGGTGCCGTGCAGCGCGATGAGCGCGGAAAGCTGCAGGCGGTCTACAACCGCTACCAGAACCTGAGCGAGCTGAAGACTTCGGGCATCGACGTCGAGCTGCGCCAGCGCATCCCGACCACCGCCTTCGGTGACTTTACCCTGACCTCGGCCTACACCCACGTACGCGACTACCGGCGCCCGACCGTGGTCGGCGGCCCGTTGGTGGACTATGCCGGCAGCAACCTCGGCGCCACCCTGCCGAAGAACAAGGCCACCACCACCCTCGACTGGAAGTACAGCGACTACACCGCTGCGGTGACCTGGTACTACACCAGTGGCTACGACCAGAAGGCCAGCACCGCCGCCGCCGCGGTGCAGAGCCGCGTCGATGCCTACAACCAGTTCGATCTGTACCTGGGCTACACCGGCATCGAGAACCTGACCGTGTATGCCAAGGTGCAGAACCTGGGTGACAAGACGCCGCCGTACGACGCGTCGTTCCCGGGCATCCGTGCGCCGTACGACTTCAGCCAGTACGACCTGCGTGGCCGCTACTTCACGCTGGGCTTCGATTACCGCTTCTGA
- a CDS encoding M14 family zinc carboxypeptidase, which produces MSFHRRAVFPLLLAVATAVSLPSAVHAQSAYFFPKTTDAAAFDTAIPTPEQFLGYPIGSRYTRHDQLVAYFQELAKHSDRISVREIGRSYEGRPLLIATVTAAGNHARLEQIRQQHATLVDPAQPRSAAGDSPVVVWLGYSVHGNETSSGEAAMLTAYYLVANRSAETQQWLQQAVVLFDPAQNPDGRDRAANWHNAWASDPASADPADKEHVEPFPQGRTNHYFTDLNRDWLALTQQDSRPKVAQFHQWYPNVQIDFHEMGKDSTYYFEPSPKSMHSPLIPAASYEFNKTLAKYHAQALDALGSLYYTGENFDNFSPVYGSTYPDFHGAVGVTVEQASSRGRVQESVNGLLTFPFTIRNQVATGLGTVRGAVTERNALFDLQKQFFQSALKQAAQQPVKSFVFGDAHDPALTRRLLELLLLHRIEVHALDRAVTVDGQRFEAGSAYVVPVQQAQFRLVHSIFAETPPIKGDVFYGSTSYAIAPAYGVASAGSRSRIDGGARVLEVPEVQGGVIGGEAGFAYVIDWRDYNAGRALAGLQAKGLSTRATFQPFTASTAQGDVAFAGGSIVVPVAGQPLQGAVLQEAVAAAARAADVQVHALSSGRSRDGIDLGSDGVKALRKPAVALVMGEGVAATEIGSAWFLLDQQLRLPASKLDPQQLGKVSLDRYTTIVLSGGTYTGIDATAVAALKRWIQAGGSLVTYGSASKWAIEQKLADGEKLGKEEDAGDTARRAFGDQRDIAAIERVSGNILSADVDPSHPLAFGVPRRQLAINKENTVILQPSANGFSTVVRIDDTPRVNGYLSERNRSRVAGSAWLLVSAQGQGNVILFADDPAHRKYWHGTDRLLINAIFFGNLVNPSKARG; this is translated from the coding sequence GTGTCCTTCCACCGCCGTGCTGTTTTCCCGCTGTTGCTTGCCGTCGCCACCGCCGTATCGCTGCCGTCTGCGGTGCATGCGCAGAGCGCCTATTTCTTCCCGAAGACTACCGATGCAGCGGCATTCGATACCGCCATTCCCACGCCGGAGCAGTTCCTCGGCTATCCGATCGGCAGCCGTTACACCCGCCACGACCAGCTGGTGGCTTACTTCCAGGAGCTGGCCAAGCACTCGGACAGGATCAGCGTGCGCGAGATCGGTCGCAGCTATGAAGGCCGCCCGCTGCTGATTGCCACGGTCACCGCTGCCGGCAACCACGCGCGGCTGGAACAGATCCGCCAGCAGCACGCGACCCTGGTCGATCCGGCACAGCCGCGCAGCGCTGCCGGTGACAGTCCGGTGGTGGTGTGGCTGGGCTACAGCGTGCACGGCAATGAGACCTCCAGCGGCGAAGCGGCGATGCTGACCGCGTACTACCTGGTGGCCAATCGCAGCGCGGAAACGCAGCAGTGGCTGCAGCAGGCGGTGGTGCTGTTCGATCCGGCGCAGAATCCCGATGGCCGCGACCGCGCCGCCAACTGGCACAACGCCTGGGCGTCAGATCCGGCCTCGGCCGATCCGGCTGACAAGGAGCACGTAGAACCGTTCCCGCAGGGCCGCACCAACCACTACTTCACCGATCTCAACCGCGATTGGCTGGCGCTGACCCAGCAGGATTCGCGGCCCAAGGTGGCGCAGTTCCACCAGTGGTACCCGAACGTGCAGATCGACTTCCACGAGATGGGCAAGGACAGCACGTACTACTTCGAGCCATCGCCGAAGAGCATGCATAGTCCGTTGATCCCGGCGGCATCGTACGAGTTCAACAAGACCCTGGCCAAGTACCACGCCCAGGCGCTCGATGCGCTGGGTTCGCTGTACTACACCGGTGAGAACTTCGACAATTTCTCGCCCGTGTACGGCTCGACCTATCCGGACTTCCACGGCGCGGTCGGCGTCACCGTCGAACAGGCCAGCTCGCGTGGTCGCGTGCAGGAATCGGTGAATGGCCTGTTGACGTTCCCGTTCACCATCCGCAACCAGGTTGCCACCGGCTTGGGCACGGTGCGCGGTGCAGTGACCGAACGCAACGCCCTGTTCGATCTGCAGAAGCAGTTCTTCCAGAGCGCGCTGAAGCAGGCCGCACAACAGCCGGTGAAGAGCTTCGTATTCGGCGACGCGCATGATCCGGCATTGACCCGACGCCTGCTGGAACTGCTGTTGCTGCACAGGATTGAAGTGCATGCGCTGGATCGCGCCGTCACCGTGGATGGCCAGCGTTTCGAAGCGGGCAGCGCCTACGTGGTGCCGGTGCAGCAGGCGCAGTTCCGGCTGGTCCATTCGATCTTCGCCGAGACCCCGCCGATCAAGGGCGACGTGTTCTACGGCAGCACCAGCTATGCGATCGCCCCGGCCTACGGCGTGGCCTCTGCCGGCAGCCGCAGCCGCATCGACGGCGGCGCCCGCGTGCTCGAGGTTCCCGAAGTACAGGGCGGGGTGATTGGTGGTGAAGCGGGCTTCGCCTACGTGATCGACTGGCGCGACTACAACGCGGGCCGCGCACTGGCCGGCCTGCAGGCCAAGGGCTTGTCCACACGTGCCACCTTCCAGCCGTTCACCGCCAGCACCGCACAGGGTGACGTGGCCTTTGCCGGTGGCAGCATCGTGGTACCGGTGGCCGGGCAGCCACTGCAGGGCGCGGTGCTGCAGGAAGCGGTCGCCGCCGCAGCGCGGGCAGCCGACGTGCAGGTGCATGCGCTGTCCAGTGGCCGCAGCCGCGATGGCATCGACCTTGGCAGTGACGGCGTCAAGGCACTGCGCAAGCCAGCAGTGGCGCTGGTGATGGGCGAGGGCGTGGCCGCCACCGAAATCGGTTCGGCCTGGTTCCTGCTCGACCAGCAGCTGCGCCTGCCGGCCAGCAAGCTGGACCCCCAGCAGCTGGGCAAGGTATCGCTGGACCGCTACACCACGATCGTGCTCTCCGGCGGCACCTACACGGGCATCGACGCAACCGCGGTAGCGGCATTGAAACGCTGGATCCAGGCCGGCGGCTCACTGGTCACCTATGGCAGCGCTTCAAAGTGGGCGATCGAACAGAAGCTCGCCGACGGCGAGAAGCTGGGCAAGGAAGAGGACGCGGGAGACACCGCGCGCCGCGCCTTCGGTGACCAGCGTGATATCGCCGCGATCGAGCGTGTCAGCGGCAACATCCTCAGCGCCGACGTCGATCCCAGCCACCCGTTGGCATTCGGCGTGCCGCGCCGGCAGCTGGCGATCAACAAGGAGAACACGGTCATCCTGCAGCCGAGCGCGAACGGGTTTTCCACGGTGGTGCGGATCGATGACACGCCACGGGTGAACGGGTATCTGTCCGAGCGCAACCGCAGTCGCGTGGCGGGCAGTGCGTGGCTGCTGGTGTCGGCGCAGGGGCAGGGCAACGTGATCCTGTTTGCGGATGATCCGGCGCATCGCAAGTACTGGCATGGCACGGACCGGTTGCTGATCAATGCGATCTTCTTTGGGAATCTGGTGAATCCGAGTAAAGCGCGGGGTTGA
- a CDS encoding DEAD/DEAH box helicase, with translation MSFESLGLAPFLLRALAEQGYETPTPIQQQAIPLVLAGRDLLAGAQTGTGKTAAFGLPLLQHLGTASQEVRTGPRKPRALILAPTRELATQVHDSLRGYSKYLRIPSACIYGGVGMGNQLDILRRGVDLLVACPGRLIDHLERRSIDLSGIELLVLDEADRMLDMGFLPSIKRILAKLPKQNRQTLLFSATFEDNIRQLALEFMRNPEQIQVTPKNTVAETITHKVHPVDASRKRDLLLHLLAQDSREQTLVFARTKHGSDKLAAFLEKSGIKTAAIHGNKSQGQRLRALGDFKAGRVTVLVATDIAARGIDINELPKVINFDLPMVAEDYVHRIGRTGRNGATGEAISLVAQDEVKLLRAIVRLLGRDMDIRDVPGFELQTPIRWGNSAPGKAEADTGERVPRKTHARRPHGDAPRHAHAGPKKAGGGRREGAGNGQQRAGAGAGQGQRRGGGANTGGGRGRGQGGGGGRAS, from the coding sequence ATGTCTTTTGAATCCCTGGGCCTTGCGCCCTTCCTGCTGCGTGCGCTCGCCGAGCAGGGCTACGAAACCCCGACCCCGATCCAGCAGCAGGCGATCCCGCTGGTGCTGGCCGGTCGCGACCTGCTGGCCGGCGCACAGACCGGCACCGGCAAGACCGCCGCGTTCGGCCTGCCGCTGCTGCAGCACCTGGGCACCGCTTCGCAGGAAGTGCGTACCGGCCCGCGCAAGCCGCGCGCGCTGATCCTGGCACCGACCCGCGAACTGGCCACCCAGGTGCATGACAGCCTGCGCGGTTACAGCAAGTACCTGCGCATCCCCAGCGCCTGCATCTACGGCGGCGTCGGCATGGGCAACCAGCTCGACATCCTGCGTCGCGGCGTGGACCTGCTGGTGGCCTGCCCGGGCCGCCTGATCGACCACCTGGAGCGTCGCAGCATCGACCTGTCCGGCATTGAACTGCTGGTGCTGGACGAAGCCGACCGCATGCTGGACATGGGCTTCCTGCCCTCGATCAAGCGCATCCTGGCCAAGCTGCCCAAGCAGAACCGCCAGACCCTGCTGTTCTCGGCCACCTTCGAGGACAACATCCGCCAGTTGGCGCTGGAGTTCATGCGCAACCCGGAACAGATCCAGGTGACGCCGAAGAACACCGTGGCCGAGACCATCACCCACAAGGTGCATCCGGTCGACGCCAGCCGCAAGCGCGACCTGCTGCTGCACCTGTTGGCGCAGGACAGCCGCGAGCAGACCCTGGTGTTTGCCCGTACCAAGCACGGCAGCGACAAGCTGGCCGCGTTCCTGGAAAAGTCCGGCATCAAGACTGCGGCGATCCACGGCAACAAGAGCCAGGGCCAGCGCCTGCGTGCGCTGGGTGACTTCAAGGCCGGCCGCGTCACCGTGCTGGTGGCCACCGACATCGCCGCGCGCGGTATCGACATCAACGAGCTGCCGAAGGTGATCAACTTCGATCTGCCGATGGTGGCCGAAGACTACGTGCACCGCATTGGCCGTACCGGCCGCAACGGTGCTACCGGTGAAGCGATTTCGCTGGTTGCGCAGGATGAAGTGAAGCTGCTGCGCGCGATCGTGCGCCTGCTCGGCCGCGACATGGACATCCGCGATGTGCCGGGCTTCGAGCTGCAGACGCCGATCCGCTGGGGCAACAGTGCACCGGGCAAGGCCGAGGCCGATACCGGCGAGCGCGTGCCGCGCAAGACCCACGCCCGCCGTCCGCACGGCGATGCGCCGCGTCATGCACATGCAGGCCCGAAGAAGGCCGGCGGTGGACGCCGCGAGGGCGCTGGCAACGGCCAGCAGCGCGCGGGCGCAGGTGCCGGTCAGGGCCAGCGTCGCGGTGGCGGTGCCAATACGGGTGGCGGCCGTGGCCGCGGCCAGGGTGGCGGCGGCGGTCGCGCCAGCTGA
- a CDS encoding fumarylacetoacetate hydrolase family protein gives MKLGSLKEGGRDGTLIVVSRDLRHGVRATGIAATLQLALEDWSHLAPRLNALYDSLNAGDADGVFDLEPQALAAPMPRAYEFVDGSAYLPHVERVRRARGAEVPESFYSDPLMYQATSAGFYGPRDAVKVVSEDYGIDLEAEIVVITDDVPMAATPEQAAGHIQLVGLVNDVSLRNLIPGELAKGFGFLQSKPRSALSPVFVTPDELGAAWQDSKVHLPLLTHINDKWFGAPEAGVDMQFNFAQLVAHAAKTRPLSAGTIVGSGTIANEDTSKGASCFAEQRVVETLRDGKPSTPFMSFGDVVRIEMLDAAGNSIFGAIEQRIEQAAKP, from the coding sequence ATGAAGCTTGGTTCCTTGAAGGAAGGCGGCCGCGACGGCACCCTCATCGTCGTCTCGCGTGATCTGCGCCACGGCGTGCGCGCCACCGGCATCGCCGCCACCCTGCAGTTGGCCCTGGAGGACTGGAGCCATCTGGCTCCGCGCCTGAATGCCCTGTATGACTCGCTCAATGCCGGTGACGCCGATGGCGTGTTCGACCTGGAGCCGCAGGCCCTGGCCGCGCCGATGCCGCGCGCCTATGAATTCGTTGATGGCAGCGCCTACCTGCCGCACGTCGAGCGCGTCCGTCGCGCCCGCGGCGCCGAGGTGCCGGAGAGCTTCTACAGCGATCCGCTGATGTACCAGGCCACCAGTGCCGGTTTCTACGGGCCGCGCGATGCGGTCAAGGTGGTCAGCGAGGACTACGGCATCGATCTGGAAGCGGAAATCGTGGTCATCACCGACGACGTGCCGATGGCGGCCACGCCGGAGCAGGCCGCCGGCCACATCCAACTGGTCGGTCTGGTCAACGACGTCTCGCTGCGCAACCTGATTCCGGGCGAGCTGGCCAAGGGCTTCGGCTTCCTGCAGTCCAAGCCGCGCTCGGCGTTGTCGCCGGTGTTCGTCACCCCCGATGAGCTGGGCGCTGCCTGGCAGGACAGCAAGGTGCACCTGCCGCTGCTGACCCACATCAACGATAAGTGGTTCGGCGCGCCGGAAGCCGGTGTCGACATGCAGTTCAACTTCGCCCAGCTGGTCGCACACGCAGCGAAGACGCGTCCGCTCAGTGCCGGCACCATCGTCGGCTCGGGCACCATCGCCAACGAAGACACCAGCAAGGGCGCTTCCTGCTTCGCCGAGCAGCGCGTGGTGGAGACCCTGCGCGACGGCAAGCCGAGCACGCCGTTCATGTCCTTCGGCGACGTGGTCCGCATCGAAATGCTCGATGCCGCCGGCAACAGCATCTTCGGTGCGATCGAGCAGCGCATCGAACAGGCGGCCAAGCCCTGA
- the maiA gene encoding maleylacetoacetate isomerase, with translation MEIPVDDGIVLYTYWRSSAAYRVRIGLALKGLAFEARPVHLVREGGEQHHDAYRGLNPQQLVPTLLHDGHVLTQSLAILEYLEERFPQVPLLPADAAGRARVRALAQLVACDIHPINNLRVMQYLERDLQLPADARTQWTLHWMAEGFAAMEAMLAASGETGTFCHGDRPGLADICLLPQLYNAHRFGLDLAPYPILRRIETACQQLDAFTGARPENQIDAA, from the coding sequence ATGGAGATTCCGGTCGACGACGGCATCGTGCTGTACACCTACTGGCGATCCAGCGCCGCCTACCGCGTGCGCATCGGCCTGGCATTGAAAGGCCTGGCCTTCGAAGCACGACCGGTGCACCTGGTGCGCGAGGGCGGTGAGCAGCACCATGACGCCTACCGCGGGCTCAATCCGCAGCAGTTGGTGCCGACGCTGCTGCATGACGGGCACGTGCTGACCCAGTCGCTGGCGATCCTGGAGTATCTGGAAGAGCGCTTCCCGCAGGTGCCGCTGCTGCCGGCCGATGCCGCTGGCCGTGCACGGGTGCGGGCGCTGGCGCAACTGGTGGCCTGTGACATCCACCCGATCAACAACCTGCGGGTGATGCAGTACCTCGAGCGCGACCTGCAGTTGCCGGCCGATGCACGCACGCAATGGACGCTGCACTGGATGGCCGAAGGCTTCGCGGCGATGGAGGCGATGCTGGCAGCCAGTGGGGAGACAGGCACGTTCTGCCACGGTGACCGCCCGGGCCTGGCTGACATCTGCCTGCTGCCGCAGCTGTACAACGCGCACCGCTTCGGTCTGGATCTGGCGCCGTACCCGATCCTCCGCCGGATCGAGACCGCCTGCCAGCAGCTGGACGCATTCACCGGTGCACGCCCGGAAAACCAGATCGACGCCGCCTGA
- a CDS encoding UdgX family uracil-DNA binding protein (This protein belongs to the uracil DNA glycosylase superfamily, members of which act in excision repair of DNA. However, it belongs more specifically to UdgX branch, whose founding member was found to bind uracil in DNA (where it does not belong), without cleaving it, appears to promote DNA repair by a pathway involving RecA, rather than base excision.), with product MQRWSLRVDPPWSLDAWRNAAREALLRGVRPEQLDWLMDSESSLLDAPAVQQAPLPDGATAPNVPRDFVELAATCLCHRDPQRLPLLYRLLWRIAHGERTVLSNPADADVLRLMALAQAVRRDTHKMKAFVRFREVPGETDAFIAWFEPDHNIVDRVAPFFARRFAGMRWAILTPTRSVQWDGSALWFGDGGTRQDAPAEDARETLWQTYYASIFNPARLNTRMMQQEMPARYWKHLPEAQLLPGLVRDAANRVQEMHDRPAQAPQRRIPARQNDATDAAADDGSLQALRQQAAVCRQCPLWEASTQTVFGEGRADARIMLVGEQPGDVEDLSGRPFAGPAGKLLDRALQELGIERSTLYLTNAVKHFHHERRGKLRLHKRPESRHVHACRPWLQGEIARVKPKVIVCLGATAATALFGSDFNLMRDRGRWHVLDDGTRGYATVHPAWVLRQKDEARREDAYRLFRDDLRQLLVADSARAGDR from the coding sequence ATGCAACGCTGGTCTTTGCGGGTGGACCCGCCGTGGTCACTGGACGCTTGGCGCAACGCGGCGCGGGAGGCGTTGCTGCGCGGCGTGCGCCCTGAGCAGCTGGACTGGCTGATGGATTCCGAGTCGTCATTGCTGGATGCGCCAGCGGTGCAGCAGGCGCCGTTGCCCGACGGTGCCACCGCACCGAACGTGCCGCGCGACTTCGTGGAACTGGCCGCGACCTGCCTGTGCCATCGCGATCCGCAGCGCCTGCCGTTGCTGTACCGCCTGTTGTGGCGCATCGCCCACGGCGAACGTACGGTGCTGTCCAATCCTGCCGATGCCGATGTGCTGCGTTTGATGGCGCTGGCGCAGGCGGTGCGCCGCGATACGCACAAGATGAAGGCCTTCGTGCGCTTCCGCGAGGTGCCCGGCGAGACCGACGCGTTCATCGCCTGGTTCGAGCCCGATCACAACATCGTCGACCGCGTTGCACCGTTCTTCGCCCGCCGTTTCGCCGGCATGCGCTGGGCGATCCTGACGCCCACGCGCAGCGTGCAGTGGGATGGCAGCGCGCTATGGTTCGGCGATGGCGGCACCCGCCAGGATGCCCCCGCCGAAGACGCACGCGAAACGCTGTGGCAGACCTATTACGCCAGCATCTTCAATCCGGCGCGGCTCAACACGCGGATGATGCAGCAGGAAATGCCCGCCCGGTACTGGAAGCACCTTCCCGAAGCACAGCTGTTGCCTGGCCTTGTGCGCGATGCGGCCAACCGCGTGCAGGAGATGCACGATCGCCCGGCGCAGGCGCCGCAACGACGTATTCCAGCGCGGCAGAACGATGCCACTGATGCCGCTGCGGACGATGGCAGCCTGCAGGCACTGCGCCAGCAAGCGGCCGTCTGCCGGCAGTGTCCGTTGTGGGAGGCATCCACCCAGACCGTGTTCGGCGAAGGTCGTGCCGATGCACGCATCATGCTGGTGGGCGAACAGCCCGGTGATGTCGAGGACCTGAGTGGTCGCCCCTTTGCGGGACCGGCCGGCAAGTTGCTGGACCGCGCGCTGCAGGAACTGGGCATCGAACGCAGCACGCTGTACCTGACCAACGCGGTGAAGCACTTCCACCACGAACGGCGCGGCAAGCTTCGCCTGCACAAGCGCCCGGAGAGCCGTCATGTACACGCCTGCCGGCCGTGGCTGCAGGGCGAGATCGCACGGGTGAAACCGAAGGTGATCGTCTGCCTGGGTGCCACGGCAGCGACCGCGTTGTTCGGCAGCGACTTCAACCTGATGCGCGACCGTGGCCGCTGGCACGTGCTGGACGATGGCACCCGTGGTTACGCCACGGTGCATCCGGCCTGGGTGCTGCGGCAGAAGGATGAAGCGCGGCGCGAGGACGCCTACAGGCTGTTCCGCGATGACCTGCGGCAGCTGCTGGTGGCCGATTCCGCGCGCGCCGGAGACCGGTAG